The genomic DNA ATTTTAGATTTCACTATTTATAAATTTAAATCTAGAGAAAGTTTTTTCAAGTATGTTGAGTATACCACCTCTAGATTTTGCAACCAAAATCTCACTGCACACAAGCTCACGCTTTGGGCGAACATCCGCAAGTCTGAAGAACTAGGCATTGTTAACAGATGCCTTATATTACTTCTTAAAAATGGCGTCAAGGAGTTGTTGATTTCTATGCCGAACTACCGTTTGCCTAACATACTCTTATCTGTTCCTGTGCTGAAATCCTTGACCATATATGGCTGTAAGTTGCCTTCTTCCTTGATGCTTGATGCGGTCAAGTTGAAGTCTTTGATTTATTTGGAACTCGAATCCGTCCGTATAGATGATGAAGTGATCAAGTATATCACCAGTGGTTGCCCTCTTCTACAACAATTTGAGATTAGTTATTGTCATGGTTTCATAAGATTTTGTGTTTATGGACACCAAAATCTTCAAACAGTTGGTATTTCTGACACTGCAGTTGAGATAATTGATATTGATGCTCCAAATCTATCTAGTCTTTATGTAGCAGGCGTGGATGAAAGAGGGCCACCGCAATTGAACTTGGCTTCATGCAAAAAACTAGCATCACTGTCTTACGAAGGCAAAAATCTGAAGCGTCTTACCAACTTTTTATCCGACTTCCCCGTCCTTAAATATTTGGCTTTATGTAGTTTTAAAGACAACAATCTGAAGTTGTCAAGTCATTCGTTGAGGGCATTGGAGTTAAATTCAGAATTTGATTTGGAAGAAATTGAGTTTAGTACCCCAAATTTGGGTTTATTTGTTTACTCTGATGTTGGCCAGTATTCTTGCCTTGGGATAAGGGATTTACCCCATTTGAAAGCATGTATGCGATGCTATCCAGATGGCTCTATAGATGCTCTCTGGCTCCAGAAGTTGAGGCTCTTTTTAAGCAAGAAAAATGGATTCAAAGCTTTGAACTTGTATATTTGCTTGAGAGAGGTGTGTTTCTTTGATCAAACCGTTTATGTATTACTTTGTCATGAATAATTATATAAAACAACCCCAACACAAAGCTGTATATTCCTTCCATTTGTTTTGCAGAAGTTCATAGTGTTAGAAAAGATAAAGGAGATTGAGTTGCCACCTTACGAACTCGAGCATATTGAGCTACATTTTGTGGATAACGAATCATCAGATCATGCGGCTTTTGTGGATGCAGTACTTTGTTGTTTCCGTCCTCGATCTCTAACCCTAAGATCATCCTTTTCTTTAACTAATTTTGAAGCGTTTTCTTTAACTGACTTTGAAGAACAAAGTGCTCTTGTCAAGGTAAAGAGTTATATGTGCTCTCTCTGATTATCTTTtattaggggtgtaaacgagcctcggctcgttaggtttttatgaagctcgagctcgagctcggctcggttcgagcctacttctttcagctcgagctcggctcgcgagtaaaacacaaagctcgagctcggctcgattcggctcgaactattttgagaacaaccttaaatgagctaaaagctcggctcgagctcacttcaacatcgcttaaacgagccaaagctcggctctagCTCGGCTCAATAATGTTATgatcattattaatatattatatataaaaaaattaaaattttatatgGGCTCGTttgggctcgcgagcctaaacaagctttgtatttcaggctcgagctcgggctcgataacaaaacgagctctattttaggctcgagctcgggctcgttaaggctcggctcgttcgagcttttaatcgagccgatcacgagtagctctcgagcctcagggcttgtttacacccctatcTTTTATTGAGTTTCAACATTGTTTAGATTTTGTTTGCACGCAGCAGTTGCTTAGAAATATTGgcttttttctatttttttattttttttctttagttTACGTACGAGAAGCTACTTGAACAAGAAAATCAAGGCCATACACTGATTCAGATTGTGTCGCCTTACTCTTCCAAAGCACATAGCCAGTTTAGAGGCTTGATGTTATTGCCCGAGCCATTACCTCGTGAAGAAAAAGCAATTAGCTTCATAAAGGAAGAAGGTACACATACTAGTTACTTATTTTTTATGTACATTCTTTACCTCACATGTTAATATCCAAACAGAAGAAGCATGCGATCAAAGCTCTGCAGGTTTGGAGATTTTGTGATGCGTCGGATGCAGGAGTCTATCAGTTGATTTTGACAAATTCGACTTGAAACATTTATAAGTAATATGCTTTTTAATATTTACGTATGTAGTGATGGTTTTGAATTTGAATCATGACAATGATGTCTAGACTAATCCATATATTGGGAGCTTTTGCTTGCTTACTTATCGTTCAGATTATATATCTTTGCCCTTATTTAATTGTTTTCTCTTAGCCTGGCAAAAATGGGCAGGTCAGGTCATAATGGGTCAATTTCAAATATATCATACCATATGCATGAGATAGAATGCTACAGATTTAGAAATCAACAGGATATCTATGTAAAGCCCTAAACTGTTTATCTCGTAAAATGTGGTTATAAGTGTAATAATATTGCCTTTTTTAATCATAACGAACTCATTCATTTATTACGATTTTTCTAGTATTTTTAGCGGAGAGTGACTGAGTGAGGTCTTAGCGGCCAGCTTGCCTGTCCCGTTTAGACCCATTCAAACTCACTCGGCACGACCGTCTTGCAACTCTAGTTTATCATTTTCCTCTGTTTTTATCCTTTATTTTGTGGGCCATAAGTATTAGCTTAGTAAAGTTTAGCATCTTAGTTAACATGACTTTATCTGTTTTAATGCTGAGAACACATCAAGGGCTTTCTTACAACTTAAAATATTTATGTGTTAATGGCCTTTTAATTTGGTTTAACAAATAAAAAATCAACAATATGAATGTCATGGGATGCTACATGAAAGAAACATAATACAACCTTGCATCGCAGAGGATTATTACTAACCCTTGTTCCACAGTGCATCATCACAAGTCTGCATGGTCTCTTAGCTCAAATGTTTTACTTTTGGAATGCCATACACCTCTATTGCATGCCCCAGTTATCGCTCTTTACCTTTATGTTGAAACATAGACGGGATAAGTTTTGAATAAAATTTATATCGAAATGTAGAGAGTAATAAGCATTTATCAACAATATATTTGGAATATACGAAAACGTTGTATCTTAAAAGTTATTAAAGAAAAAGAATATATATGTAAAATTTAaatataaagataaagataaaaacaataaaaattgtAAATAAAAAAGTAAGTGTGTGGGCAAGTGAAGGCCATGTGTCccaatagaaaaagaaaaattattctTACAGCTTGCAATTGTTAAGCTATGTGTTTCATAGTTTTTTACTGTCGTATTATACTGTATTATACTGTCACTAAAAAAGTAAGTGTGTGAAGTGAAGGCCAAGCTATGTGTTTCATAGTTTTTTACTGTCATATTATACTGTCCCTAAAAAAGTAAGTGTGTGAAGTGAAGGCCAAGCTATGTGTTTCATAGTTTTTTACTGTCATATTATACTGACAGTGTCACTAAAAAAGTAAGTGTGTGAAGTGAAGGCAATGTGTcccaatagaaaaaaaaaaattatt from Helianthus annuus cultivar XRQ/B chromosome 7, HanXRQr2.0-SUNRISE, whole genome shotgun sequence includes the following:
- the LOC110910753 gene encoding uncharacterized protein LOC110910753, translated to MDRISQLPDFIAHHILSCFDTSDGPPIDLVRMSVLSKTWFHLTASFPILDFTIYKFKSRESFFKYVEYTTSRFCNQNLTAHKLTLWANIRKSEELGIVNRCLILLLKNGVKELLISMPNYRLPNILLSVPVLKSLTIYGCKLPSSLMLDAVKLKSLIYLELESVRIDDEVIKYITSGCPLLQQFEISYCHGFIRFCVYGHQNLQTVGISDTAVEIIDIDAPNLSSLYVAGVDERGPPQLNLASCKKLASLSYEGKNLKRLTNFLSDFPVLKYLALCSFKDNNLKLSSHSLRALELNSEFDLEEIEFSTPNLGLFVYSDVGQYSCLGIRDLPHLKACMRCYPDGSIDALWLQKLRLFLSKKNGFKALNLYICLREKFIVLEKIKEIELPPYELEHIELHFVDNESSDHAAFVDAVLCCFRPRSLTLRSSFSLTNFEAFSLTDFEEQSALVKFTYEKLLEQENQGHTLIQIVSPYSSKAHSQFRGLMLLPEPLPREEKAISFIKEEEEACDQSSAGLEIL